A region from the Drosophila ananassae strain 14024-0371.13 chromosome 2L, ASM1763931v2, whole genome shotgun sequence genome encodes:
- the LOC6499993 gene encoding AN1-type zinc finger protein 6 isoform X2: MSGRAMEKSEAEGGDQPENPGEKEQTQSPKREKRRFEAVSSPKVSVDGGDEGGASNLSDDVGGATAEEGSAAKKRKITEEAAAAAKVNSEAITSATGPNTSTQAAASANEDDKDKEDDKDAKKKKNRCGECRKKVGLTGFQCRCGGLYCAVHRYSDKHNCTFDYREHGAQEIRRNNPVVVGEKIQKI, encoded by the exons ATGAGCGGCAGAGCCATGGAAAAGTCAGAAGCTGAGGGTGGCGATCAGCCGGAGAATCCTGGCGAGAAGGAGCAGACGCAGTCGCCGAAGCGTGAGAAGCGCCGCTTTGAGGCTGTATCATCGCCGAAGGTGTCGGTTGATGGTGGTGACGAAGGAGGAGCATCTAATCTGTCGGACGATGTCGGTGGTGCAACTGCTGAGGAGGGGTCAGCAGCCAAGAAGCGG AAAATCACCGAAGaagccgccgctgctgccaaAGTCAATAGCGAAGCCATCACATCGGCGACCGGTCCAAATACTTCCACACAAGCAGCCGCCTCCGCCAATGAGGACGACAAGGACAAGGAAGACGATAAGGATgccaaaaagaagaagaatcGATGTGGTGAATGCCGCAAGAAGGTTGGCCTGACCG GTTTCCAGTGTCGTTGCGGCGGTCTGTACTGCGCCGTGCACCGTTATTCTGATAAACATAACTGCACATTCGATTACAGAGAGCATGGCGCACAAGAGATCCGACGCAATAATCCCGTTGTCGTTGGCGAGAAAATTCAAAAGATTTGA